Proteins encoded within one genomic window of Chthonomonas sp.:
- a CDS encoding glucose-1-phosphate thymidylyltransferase gives MKALILAGGKGTRLRPLTFSMAKQLVPVANKPVLEYGIEAIAAAGVKDFGIIVADAASEIMQVCGDGSRWGIRITYIPQPDPLGLAHAVATARPYLGDDDFIMYLGDNLMKSSVDSLVTEFTSRRPAATILLTEVPNPEQFGVAEMREGRVVRLEEKPKEPRSNLALVGVYLFDRRIHDAIARLSPSGRGEYEITEAIQGLIDEGLEVRSHIVEGWWKDTGTVEAMLEANRLILEDQVHENLGDCDARSRIEGRVRIGAGARLVNSTVRGPAIIGPGCFIEDSFIGPFTSIDARVQVRRSEIENSIVLSDAVIEDLPYRLESSLVGREVRASRVDSRPRAIQLVLGDRSEVHLP, from the coding sequence ATGAAAGCTCTCATTCTCGCCGGAGGCAAAGGGACGCGTTTACGACCGTTGACGTTTTCGATGGCCAAACAGCTCGTGCCTGTCGCGAATAAGCCCGTTCTTGAGTACGGTATCGAAGCGATCGCGGCCGCGGGTGTGAAGGATTTCGGGATCATCGTGGCCGATGCAGCCTCGGAGATCATGCAAGTTTGCGGAGACGGCTCTCGCTGGGGAATCCGAATCACCTACATCCCTCAGCCGGATCCACTGGGGCTGGCCCATGCAGTCGCGACCGCGCGCCCGTACTTGGGAGATGACGATTTCATTATGTATCTAGGGGATAACTTGATGAAATCAAGTGTGGACTCGCTCGTAACGGAATTCACATCTCGACGGCCCGCGGCGACGATCTTGCTGACAGAAGTACCGAATCCCGAGCAGTTTGGGGTTGCGGAAATGCGCGAAGGGCGCGTCGTGCGGCTGGAGGAGAAGCCCAAAGAGCCGCGCTCGAACTTGGCGCTCGTCGGCGTGTACCTCTTCGATCGGCGGATCCACGATGCTATCGCGCGCCTGAGCCCGTCGGGTCGAGGTGAATACGAGATCACCGAAGCGATCCAGGGGCTTATCGACGAGGGACTAGAGGTTCGATCGCACATCGTCGAGGGGTGGTGGAAGGACACCGGCACAGTCGAGGCAATGCTGGAGGCGAATCGACTGATCCTTGAAGACCAGGTGCACGAGAATTTAGGCGACTGCGATGCTCGGTCGCGGATCGAAGGTAGGGTGCGGATCGGCGCGGGGGCGAGGCTCGTGAATTCGACCGTGCGTGGCCCTGCGATCATCGGCCCCGGGTGCTTCATCGAGGACTCATTCATCGGCCCGTTCACGTCAATCGATGCCCGAGTGCAGGTTCGGCGATCTGAGATCGAAAACTCGATTGTCCTGTCGGATGCGGTGATTGAGGACTTGCCCTATCGTTTGGAGAGCAGTTTGGTCGGGCGGGAAGTGCGGGCTTCGCGAGTCGATTCGCGCCCCCGAGCAATACAGTTGGTGCTCGGTGATCGCAGCGAAGTACACTTGCCTTAA
- the trpD gene encoding anthranilate phosphoribosyltransferase encodes MNLEKAIEAVMEGAVLSEVEASDIMSAMIVPEASVAQVAALLIAMRMRGVQSVELTGFVKELRTQAVKVQTSSDRLVDTCGTGGGYPSFNLSTGAAIVAAAAGARVAKHGNRAVTSKCGSADVLKSLGVKMADSAATAADELKRLGITFLFAPAFHPGLKNVGALRRELKVRTVFNILGPLLNPAGAKRQVIGVYRPEFVRPMAETLLQLGCERAMVVHGAGMDEISVTEPSTAIKVEHGRLTEWTLYPSTFGLGDGIDISPGDTLEESAEILLQALSPGNTSRNEALIPGSAAALWAAGVIEDLPAGAELARNTIESGAARAKLEAWRS; translated from the coding sequence ATGAACCTTGAGAAAGCGATCGAAGCGGTCATGGAGGGTGCGGTGCTGTCAGAAGTGGAGGCGTCCGACATCATGAGCGCGATGATCGTCCCCGAGGCTTCTGTCGCCCAGGTCGCGGCGCTCCTGATCGCTATGCGGATGCGCGGCGTCCAATCGGTCGAGCTCACCGGCTTCGTGAAAGAACTGCGCACCCAAGCCGTCAAGGTGCAGACCTCTTCGGACCGTCTTGTGGACACCTGTGGCACAGGCGGCGGCTACCCCAGTTTCAACCTCAGCACCGGTGCAGCAATCGTCGCCGCGGCCGCCGGAGCCCGGGTCGCCAAGCACGGCAATCGCGCGGTGACGAGCAAGTGCGGGAGCGCAGACGTCCTCAAATCGCTCGGGGTCAAGATGGCCGATTCGGCTGCAACAGCTGCGGACGAACTGAAGCGGCTGGGAATCACATTTTTGTTTGCCCCTGCGTTCCACCCTGGGCTGAAGAACGTCGGGGCCCTCCGCCGAGAACTCAAGGTCCGAACGGTGTTCAACATCCTTGGGCCGCTTCTCAACCCCGCGGGTGCCAAGCGCCAAGTCATCGGGGTCTATCGCCCTGAGTTTGTCCGACCTATGGCCGAGACCTTGTTGCAGCTTGGATGCGAACGGGCCATGGTCGTACACGGGGCGGGCATGGATGAAATCTCGGTCACCGAGCCCTCCACCGCGATCAAGGTGGAGCACGGAAGGCTCACAGAATGGACACTTTATCCATCCACCTTCGGGCTTGGCGACGGGATCGACATTTCGCCCGGGGACACGCTCGAGGAAAGCGCTGAGATTTTGCTCCAGGCCCTCAGTCCTGGCAACACAAGCCGCAACGAGGCGCTCATCCCGGGTTCCGCTGCTGCGCTGTGGGCGGCAGGGGTCATCGAGGACCTCCCAGCGGGAGCTGAGCTGGCCCGAAACACCATCGAGTCGGGAGCCGCTCGGGCCAAGCTGGAAGCATGGCGGAGCTGA
- a CDS encoding exosortase-associated EpsI family protein translates to MFLACVMASAGAWVMFSSKVDTLKRTEDELLAMAPMKVAGMDYLPAAEDGRFSYKMDEMTYRVLAPFGIVARQYTDGVKGFDAVLIASRSKASFHDPRVCFSAQGFTLEKMIPSTVVTKSRGTVPITLITMTSDKMRNQLAAFFYRGPGGKFYGSTQKLKLALLWEQFSFGKDIDGVFYRVFPTNETTTEEELKKFIGDWLDAANESSKGYF, encoded by the coding sequence ATGTTTCTGGCCTGCGTGATGGCATCTGCTGGCGCGTGGGTCATGTTCTCAAGCAAGGTAGACACCCTCAAGCGTACTGAGGACGAACTCCTGGCCATGGCACCCATGAAGGTCGCCGGAATGGACTATCTGCCGGCAGCCGAGGACGGTCGCTTCTCGTACAAGATGGATGAGATGACCTATCGGGTCCTTGCACCTTTCGGCATCGTTGCCAGACAGTACACCGATGGTGTGAAAGGCTTTGATGCCGTACTCATCGCGAGCCGGTCTAAGGCAAGCTTCCACGACCCACGGGTGTGCTTCTCCGCCCAGGGATTCACCCTGGAAAAGATGATCCCTTCGACTGTCGTGACGAAATCACGCGGCACAGTGCCCATCACGCTCATCACGATGACCTCGGATAAGATGCGCAACCAACTGGCTGCGTTCTTCTATCGCGGTCCGGGCGGAAAGTTCTACGGCAGCACCCAGAAGCTCAAACTCGCACTCCTTTGGGAGCAGTTCAGCTTCGGAAAGGACATTGACGGCGTGTTCTATCGCGTCTTCCCGACCAACGAGACCACAACCGAGGAAGAACTCAAGAAGTTCATCGGCGACTGGCTCGACGCAGCCAACGAAAGCAGCAAGGGCTACTTCTAA
- a CDS encoding NADH-quinone oxidoreductase subunit C has protein sequence MVTDRAEVSKLKEQFGDAIRFATLKRDDLFIGVAVGDLHKVVTFLKQAMNFDYYSECVGVDYSTWTHARDWPAGEAKRFEVVHNFMSTKTFSRLFLKVTVEDGQPVPTVKDIFLGAEYPEREIQDLYGVEFEGNGPIKGERFLLPNDWVGYPLRKEVPLGGEDVVFDQHTLGPAVEDISMPHAGESFAGKTGSEGVSGR, from the coding sequence GTGGTGACCGACCGAGCAGAGGTTTCTAAGCTCAAGGAGCAGTTCGGCGATGCGATTCGGTTCGCAACCCTGAAACGGGACGACTTGTTCATTGGCGTCGCGGTGGGCGACCTGCACAAGGTCGTCACGTTCCTGAAGCAAGCGATGAACTTCGACTACTACAGCGAGTGCGTGGGCGTGGACTACTCCACATGGACGCATGCACGCGACTGGCCCGCTGGCGAAGCCAAGCGATTTGAGGTTGTCCACAACTTCATGTCAACGAAGACCTTCTCGCGACTTTTCCTGAAGGTAACCGTTGAGGACGGCCAGCCGGTACCGACGGTGAAGGACATCTTCCTCGGCGCGGAGTACCCCGAGCGCGAGATCCAAGATTTGTATGGCGTTGAGTTTGAAGGGAACGGTCCAATCAAGGGAGAGCGTTTCCTGCTGCCCAACGATTGGGTGGGATACCCGCTCCGCAAAGAGGTCCCGCTCGGAGGCGAGGACGTCGTGTTTGATCAGCACACGCTCGGACCAGCCGTGGAAGACATCTCCATGCCCCATGCGGGTGAGAGCTTCGCCGGAAAGACGGGCAGCGAAGGCGTCAGCGGCCGGTAA
- a CDS encoding exosortase/archaeosortase family protein: protein MSTANPETLDGQPGLLGIDWIKVRNSPAFVPGLIVLASIIFGFFALLQKLPDMWFDDEGYYSHGVLVPFIAGYIVYKWWPKLSTIPVRPFYPAIAIVLGALFVYQRAYVAGIDQFMSAAFVLALLGGAWFTLGFKWTLYLAVPILYLAFMLPVWTGAIDSYTNPLQLLSTKIAYGMLDIGGFRPFQDSPTIIYLNRFTLDVGVPCSGFKLVLAVSCFMIFFVCIARLNIWANMIMFVSVLPLCLFINGLRIALIGVVGDEFGQDAGHKFHDYSGYLTLLICFFVLFKLARILGWKD, encoded by the coding sequence ATGAGTACGGCAAATCCCGAAACCCTCGACGGGCAGCCAGGACTCCTAGGGATTGATTGGATCAAAGTTCGAAATAGCCCCGCATTTGTACCGGGACTTATCGTGCTCGCCTCCATCATCTTTGGGTTCTTCGCGCTGCTCCAGAAGCTCCCGGACATGTGGTTCGACGACGAGGGCTACTACTCCCACGGCGTTCTAGTTCCGTTCATCGCGGGATACATCGTCTACAAATGGTGGCCGAAGCTTTCCACCATTCCGGTTCGGCCGTTCTACCCGGCGATCGCAATCGTCTTAGGGGCACTGTTCGTATACCAACGCGCATACGTTGCTGGGATCGATCAGTTCATGTCCGCGGCCTTCGTGCTCGCGTTGCTTGGCGGAGCTTGGTTCACCCTCGGGTTCAAATGGACGCTTTACCTGGCCGTCCCGATCCTGTACTTGGCATTCATGCTGCCCGTATGGACCGGTGCGATCGACTCATACACGAACCCGTTGCAGCTCCTCAGTACTAAGATCGCTTACGGAATGCTTGACATCGGCGGTTTCAGGCCGTTCCAAGACTCCCCGACAATCATTTACTTGAACCGCTTCACGCTTGACGTCGGCGTACCCTGTTCGGGGTTCAAGCTGGTGCTTGCGGTTAGCTGCTTCATGATCTTCTTCGTCTGCATCGCGCGGCTCAATATCTGGGCGAACATGATCATGTTCGTCAGCGTGCTGCCGCTATGTCTGTTCATCAACGGCCTGCGCATCGCGCTAATCGGCGTCGTGGGGGACGAATTCGGCCAGGATGCGGGACATAAATTCCACGACTACAGCGGATACCTCACGTTGCTGATCTGCTTCTTCGTGCTCTTCAAATTAGCGAGGATACTAGGATGGAAGGACTAA
- a CDS encoding NADH-quinone oxidoreductase subunit A, with protein MNGDFTPVLILIALASFLCAAMVTLSWVLGPKKVTPYKQSPYECGVAPQGDARERFPVKFYLVAMLFILFDIEVVFLWSWLTVYRFADTGFQMFTFTVIAIYMFLWLVGDFYVLRKNAIDWDESTSLDPIKLGEVKAEMHDSTDTLGEPISSRVIPAAGGAQ; from the coding sequence ATGAACGGCGACTTCACTCCGGTTCTGATTCTCATCGCGCTCGCATCATTCCTTTGTGCCGCGATGGTCACCCTCTCTTGGGTCTTGGGCCCGAAAAAGGTGACTCCTTACAAGCAGTCTCCTTATGAGTGCGGCGTGGCACCTCAGGGCGACGCGCGGGAACGGTTCCCAGTCAAGTTCTATCTCGTCGCGATGCTCTTCATCCTGTTTGACATCGAAGTCGTCTTCCTGTGGAGTTGGCTCACCGTGTACCGATTCGCCGACACAGGCTTCCAGATGTTCACGTTCACGGTCATTGCGATCTACATGTTCTTGTGGTTGGTGGGGGACTTCTACGTTCTCCGCAAAAATGCGATCGACTGGGACGAATCGACTTCGCTCGACCCAATTAAGCTTGGCGAGGTGAAGGCTGAGATGCACGACTCGACCGATACGCTGGGCGAGCCGATTTCGAGCCGCGTGATTCCGGCGGCAGGTGGTGCCCAGTGA
- the rfbB gene encoding dTDP-glucose 4,6-dehydratase → MNLLVTGAAGFIGSHFVRLVLEDRPEVLVVVVDALTYSGNRSTMADFADRVTFHQARIQDAAAMNRIVESEGVTHIVNFAAESHNDRSMECAAEFLDTNVGGTYTLLEATRKFELAKMVHVSTDEVYGSIATGEFTESSPLEPNTLYSASKAGGDLQCRAHHRAYGTPVSITRGGNTYGPFQYPEKLIPFFVTRLIDGKKVPVYGDGSQVREWIYVRDHCAGILKVLDAGLPGEAYNVGDTNERRNMDIVRILLEETGQQDSLVKHIPDPRQGAHDARYSMRCDKLNALGWKPEHPFDETLRMTVRWYREHQPWWREVTSKPEQVEFVRRYYGPGLGEDL, encoded by the coding sequence TTGAATCTGCTCGTCACAGGGGCGGCTGGGTTCATTGGTTCGCACTTCGTTCGGCTTGTGCTGGAGGATCGTCCCGAAGTCCTGGTCGTCGTGGTGGATGCGCTGACCTACTCGGGGAATCGCTCCACGATGGCCGACTTTGCCGACCGAGTCACGTTCCATCAGGCTCGGATTCAGGATGCGGCGGCGATGAATCGTATCGTCGAATCTGAGGGGGTTACCCACATCGTCAACTTCGCTGCGGAGAGCCATAACGACCGCTCGATGGAATGCGCAGCCGAGTTTCTGGACACAAACGTGGGCGGAACTTACACCCTGCTCGAAGCGACAAGGAAGTTCGAGCTGGCGAAAATGGTCCATGTGAGCACCGACGAGGTGTACGGCTCGATCGCCACTGGCGAGTTCACGGAAAGCTCGCCTCTTGAACCCAACACGCTCTACAGCGCGAGCAAGGCGGGGGGTGACCTGCAATGCCGCGCGCATCACCGCGCTTATGGTACGCCGGTCAGCATCACGCGGGGAGGGAACACCTATGGTCCGTTCCAATACCCGGAGAAGCTCATCCCGTTCTTCGTTACGCGACTGATCGACGGCAAAAAAGTCCCGGTCTACGGCGACGGCTCACAGGTCCGCGAGTGGATCTACGTTCGTGACCACTGCGCTGGCATCCTGAAGGTGCTCGACGCAGGTCTTCCGGGAGAGGCGTACAACGTTGGCGATACCAATGAGCGCAGAAACATGGACATCGTCCGCATCTTATTGGAGGAGACAGGACAACAGGATTCGCTCGTAAAGCACATCCCGGACCCCCGACAAGGCGCGCACGACGCGAGGTACTCGATGCGGTGCGACAAACTCAACGCGCTCGGTTGGAAGCCGGAGCACCCGTTCGACGAGACACTGCGGATGACGGTGCGCTGGTACCGCGAGCACCAGCCGTGGTGGCGAGAGGTCACGAGTAAGCCTGAGCAGGTCGAGTTTGTTCGTCGCTACTACGGTCCGGGGCTCGGCGAAGACCTTTAG
- a CDS encoding dTDP-4-dehydrorhamnose 3,5-epimerase family protein has translation MSIRGVHLKPLSRYSDSRGWLTELYRDDELPEGFRPAMSYLSVTLPGVARGPHEHVHQTDLFVFLDGEYELHVWENREGEMPAHEIHAVGATNPMAAWVPPGVVHAYRNVGDAPAFVLNFPDQLYAGEGRREPVDEIRHEDDEDSRFQF, from the coding sequence ATGTCGATAAGGGGAGTCCATCTCAAGCCACTGAGCCGTTACTCGGATAGCCGAGGTTGGCTTACCGAGTTGTACCGGGACGATGAGTTGCCCGAAGGATTTCGACCGGCGATGAGCTACCTGAGCGTCACGTTGCCGGGAGTCGCACGCGGTCCGCACGAGCATGTTCACCAAACCGACCTGTTCGTCTTCTTGGATGGTGAGTACGAATTGCACGTATGGGAGAACCGAGAGGGTGAAATGCCAGCGCACGAGATCCACGCGGTCGGCGCGACAAACCCGATGGCCGCTTGGGTTCCGCCTGGCGTCGTGCACGCATACCGAAATGTAGGCGATGCTCCAGCTTTCGTGCTGAACTTCCCGGACCAGCTTTATGCTGGCGAAGGGCGCAGAGAGCCCGTGGATGAGATTCGGCACGAAGACGATGAAGACTCGAGGTTTCAGTTTTGA